The Brevundimonas vesicularis genome includes the window GCATCTTCGCCGGGGACGCCGATCCGTGGGATCTGGCCTCCAGCCCCTATGAGGCCGCCAAGTTCGATCGCACCATCGCCGCCCTTTCGACGCGGCGAGCAGCTTTTGCGCTCGAGGTCGGTTGTGCCGGCGGCGTCCTGACCGAGCGGCTGAGCACAGTCTGCGATCGTCTGTTGGCGATCGACGTCAGCCCGACCGCCCTGGAAAGGGCGCGCCAGCGTCTGTCGGGGCGGCCGAACGTCCGGTTCGCGGCCGCGGCCTTCCTCGCGACTGTCCGGTTCTGGACGGGCTGGATCTCGTCGTCCTGTCCGAGGTGGCCTACTACTGGAGCGACGCCGATCTGGACCTCGCAGCGCGACCCATCGCCGACGGGTTGGTTGAGGGGGACGCATCCTTCTGGTGCACTGGACCGGCGAGACCGACTATCCCCAAACCGCCGACGACGCCGTGGAACGCCTGTGGCTCGGATTGTCGGACATTATGAAGGTGGATCTCGCCGAACGGCATCCGAACTATCGCCTGGATTTGTGGAGCCGCCGATGACCAGCCTGTCCGCGCTCACGCTGGTTCGCAACCGGCAGGCGCATCTGGACCGATTGGTCGAGGGATTGATGCTCAGCGTCACGCCGCCCGACGAACTGGTCGTCATCGACATGAGCGATGCGCCGGTGACGCCGCCGCCGGTGGATTTTCCAGTCCGCATCGAACGTCTGGCGGGCGACGCCTTGCCTTTGGCCGCCGCCCGAAATCTGGCGGCCGCCTTGGCATCAGGCGATAACCTACTGTTTCTGGACGTGGATTGCATCGTGTCGTCGGCAGTTTGCGGCCGGATGCAGGCCGTGCTCGCCGAGCATGACGCCGTCGTCTGTCCAGAGGTGCTCTATCTTCCCGCCGGAGCCGTTCGTCCGGGCCCCCTGTCGGAAGTCGATCTGAGGGCCGCCGGACGACCCCATCCCGTGCGCCCCTTTCCACGGGAAGGCGAAAGCCCGGAGGGCAATCCGGGCCTGTTCTGGTCTCTGGCTTTCGCGCTCCGCCGCTCGACCTTCGATCGGATCGGCGGGTTCGACGAGACCTATGTCGGCTACGGCGCCGAAGACACGGACCTGGGTTTTCGCATCGCGCGAGAGGGCCTGCCGCTCCTCTTCGCCGGCGGCGCGCCAGTCTTCCACCAGCACCATGAGGGCTATGATCCGCCCCTGCAGCATTTCCGCGCCCTGATCGCCAACGCCAATCGCTTCCACGCCGCCTGGTCGATCTGGCCGATGGACGGTTGGCTAAGGGCGATGGCGGATATCGGACTGGTCGACTGGTCGTCGGATGAACTGACCATTTGCCGGGACCCAACGCCGGCAGAAATCGCCGCCGCACGAAAAGATCCTGCAAATCCCTTTTAGGACTACGGTCTTTCAGAGCGCAGGCTCGCCGTACGAATGAAACTCAACAAGCCGACGCAGTTCAGTGTCCGTCTTCTCTAGTGAGGAAGCAATCTTGATCAGGCGACCCACGCATCGGACCGTTACTGCGAAGTTGGCTTGGTCGCTGAGCTCATGGCTTTGACCGAAACGTGCGCTTCAACGCCGTCAGTCTTGCCGCTCAAACCCGGTACCTCATCGAGCTGGCGAAGACTGGTGAAACGACCTCTTTCCTCACGATAGCGAACGATTTCGAACCCGTGGCCGCGCAACATCTCAATCCCGTCCAAAGTATCGGCGCTGGCGATGTTCAGGTCGATCATCTCTCGTCTCCCTCAGGTCTGCCCGCCGGCCGGTGTCCGAGGGCGAAGTCGATGGCTTCGATATCGACCTTCAGCTTCACCAGATCACGGACGCGCTCGTGGTCGCCGGACGTCGGGGCGGCCACGGCGGTCGACCACACTTCGGTTGTCAGCTGCTCGCGGATGGCCAGAAGCTGTGCGGCCACGGCATCGTTGTCTCGGGTCATCGACACTATTTCAGGTCGGCGATCGCCTCGCCGGCCTCTTCTTCCTCGAGAAGAGCGGCGTTGTCGGCGTTTGCCGACAGGCGCACCCGATTGCCTTCAACCTCGGCGACCAGACCGCCCGAGAGGTAGTGGTGGTGACCACTATGCGATCCGCTGTCGGCCTTGGTGAGCTTGATGCGATCGCCTTCGACCTTATCGACGGTGCCGAGATGGACGCCGTCGGCGCCGATCACTTCCATATGCTCTTTGATGTTCGAGAGGTCGGTCATGGTGGGTCTCCGTTTGCCTACGCCATCAACGAGGCGCGACACGCGGCGTTCCAGAGACGAAAGCGTCGTAGCGGGTAATGCGGCTGCGATAAGGGCGTCTGCGCTGGGCGTTGGGCGCTGGCGACAGGCTCACCGATAAGACCGGCGGCTCGCCCGCACCATTTCCTCGACCCAGTTGATCAACAGGGTGGCGTAAAGGCGCTGATGGGCGGGATCGCGCATCGCATGGGTCGCCTCGGCGATGATCCTGTGGCTGAACGAGTTCGCGTCCTTGAAGGCGGCCTGATAGGAGGCGATGACTTCTGGCGGAATGCGATCGTCCTTGCCCGACTGCACGATGAGGACGTCGCCCTCGAACGCGGCGCAGGCCGAGAGCGCCTTGTCTTCCTGCGGCGTTCGCAGTTGCTGTCGATAGGCGCGCACCGCGTCCTTATCGAGCTTGGCCTTGGGGACCTCCCAGTGCGCGTCCGGATAAAGGGCCGGGACACGCAGCGCCAACCAGCGCACGTCACGGATGCTCGTCAGCAGAGCCGACAGATAGCCTCCGTAGCTCGTGCCGATCACGCCGATCGCACCGGGATCGATCAGGGGCTGGGACGCCAAGTAGTCATAGGCCGCGGTCACGTCGTCGAACCCGTTCTGCCGGGTGACCTCGTCTCGGCTCGCATCGCTCTCGGCATGGCCTCGAAGGTCGAAGGTGAAACAGATGCAGCCCAGTCGAGCGAGATCCTCGGCCAGGCCAAGATCCTCTTCCTGATCGCCGCCCCAGCCGTGGACAAACAGAAATCCCGGCACGGGGGCTTCCGGCGTCAGAAGCGTGCCGGTCAGCTTCTGTCCGTCGACAGACAGTCGGACTTGCCCTTCCTCGACGGTGTCAGGTTCAGTCACGCTGTCCTCGTCACATATTTCGTCATCGGCCCGACCTTGGGGTCCTCACCCCGGAAATAGACGACATCCTCCGGTCCGACATCGGCGAGGCCGTACACCTCGACCGTGGCGGTTTCGACGGAAGTCAGCGCCGGCGACGCCGCGAAGGCCTCGATGGCGGCGATTTCCGCGCCCGTCGCGCCGCCGACCCGCCACGACTGCTCCAGAACGCCTACTCGCCTTCGCCCTCGCGCATCCTTGCCGGCGAGGACATCGTAGTTCCGGCGGGTCAGAACCAAGTCCGGATAGGCGCGCTGGGCGGCGTCGTCGAACACGGCGGCGCAGCGCACTGCTTCCACCGCCTCGGGGGTCAGTCCGAGGTGGGTCAGTCGGTCGAGATCGCCTCTCACGCACCTCAGTCGTGAACCGCCGTACACCTCCCGCCCTTTGTGATCGGTCGTTTCCCGTTGATCGCCAACGTAGCTGATGCGCAGTCCGCCGACCGACAGGGTTCCAACGCTGTAGGTTTCCACGCCGAGCAGGTTTTCCTCAAGGACGACGCCGAAGGCGGCGATTTGCGCTTCGTCCTGATCGGCGATGACGGCGACGAGCGCTTCAGGCGTTTCGACGACCGTCTGGCCCAGCCCTGCCTTGGCCAGGACGTCCTTGACGCGGACAGGCCCGGTCTTGAGGAGGCGTCGACCAGCTTCGATCGCGTCGGCGACGGAGAAGGCGGTGTAGCCTTCCAGAGCCGCATCGCCCAAACGGTCGGCCATGGTGTTGGACCAGCCGGCTGGGCAGGTCGCGGACCGATCGATCAGGCCGTGGGTGATCGCCTTGGTCGCGATGAAGCGGTGGGGCACGCGGCCGCCCAACAGATTGCCTGCGGTGAAGACGGTGCGCGAGGTCATGTCTTCACCGATCAGGGTGTCGCGAGGCACCAGCAAGACATCGGGTCCGACGTCTTCCGCGTCTTCGACCACATCAATGATCGGGAGCCGCAGAAGGCGCGCCAGGCGAGAGACCAACATCGCTCTGGACGCCTGATCGTGCAGATTGCCCGGATTGTGCCCGTCCGGATCGAACAGCGCGATGCCGGCGAGGGCGGCCGCATTGGTGAACGAGGGCATCGGGGCGACGCCCAATGGATCGATGATGGTCATGACGGTCAGTGCTCCCTGCAAAGGGTCAACCCCACGAGCGATCAACGGTTCAGCCGGCTCGCCCATTCTTTTCACAGGACCCGGAAGGTCATCGTTGGGAGGCCAGGCTGATGCCACGACAGGGCGGAAATCAGCTTTCCTGACGCCTAGTGCGGGCACCGACGTGATCATCTAGAGGTGCGTTTTCGCACAAAGGAACGGTGGCCCAGGGGGCGTCGTTGCCCATCCATGAGCGACCTGACAGCCAATATCGTGGGTACAGCGGCGGCGGTCTGCTCGATTACGAGCTTTGCGCCCCAAGCCCTCAAGATTTGGAAAGAGCGCGACGCGTCTTCGGTCAGCCTCAAGACCTATTCGCTTACCGTCACCTGTTTCATCCTCTGGGTGGTCTATGGCGTCATGACCCAAGCCTGGCCGGTGACGGTGTCGAACAGTTTTGCCCTGATCATGGCGGCGTCCGTCCTGATCATGAAGTGGCGATTTCGCGATGGCGATCCTGACGGGCATTAGGTCGCATACACCCGCTACCGCCTATCCTTCGCCTTGCCCGTGCCTGTCAGACGTGGCCCGGTTACAACCGGTATTGCTGGGGAGAGCCATGCAGACATGCTAGTTGTCCGATCAACAAGCGGCAGCCAAGGCCGACGGTCAGCAATTCCGAGACAGCGCGGACCACTCGAGATTGACATTGACCCCGGTCGAAAGGCGTCAGCCGAAGAGCCCGTGGAGCCACCAGCTGAGATCGCCGGTCTGAGACTGTTCGCCATCGCCGCGTCGAAAGACCCAGAAGCGCGCGCCAGCTTCGTCCTCCAGCTGGAAATAGTCGCGCACCGCATCGCGTTCGCTGTCACGCCGCCACCATTCTCCGAAGATCCGCTCAGGGCCGTCAGCGCGCCTGACGCGATGACGAACGCCGCGCCAGCTGAAGGCGACCGGCGGCTGATCGGGCAGAAGCGCAACGGCCTCGATGGCTTCAGGATGGGCGAGCAGGCGGGAGGGGCGCGGCCAGCGGCGCGTCCATGTTTCCGACACCGGCGGCGCGGTCGGCGATAGTTTGCGGATCGAGCGTTCGGGCACGTCGCTCTGCGCCGGGGCCAGTCGATACAGGTTCTGCGGGCCGAAACGATTGGCGAGCAGATCGACGAGATCGCCGATGTCGGGCGTCGCCGGACCGCCCAGATCGTCCGCGTTCGGCGACCAGTCCAGCGGCAGGACAACCGGCGCCGCCAGGACCATAGCCTCCACGCCGAGACCAGGATCGACGGTTTCGATCTTGTCGCACAGCAGGCGTGTGAGCCGCGCGACATCGCGGACGGGGCGCGCCAGGCCGACGCGGATGGCTTCGGTCCGGTTGTCGATCCGTTCGAACTGGAGGTCGAGCCGGGAGGCGCCCAGCCCTTGAGCTTCGAGCGCACCGCTCAGGGCTTCGACCAGTTTGAGCGTGTAGCGGGCCAGGGTCTCGGGCGCGCCGATCGGCTCGGCGAAGACCCGTCGGACCTGGATCAACTCCGGAGCGTCGATCGGGGTGATCGGCTCATGGGCGCGGCCGTAGGCCTGATCCAGGCGACGGATCAGCTCCGGTCCGAAGCGCAGGGCCAATGGCGCGCGAGGCTTGGCTTCCAGCTCGCCGATGGTGTCGATCCCCAGACGCACCAAGCCATCGACCATGTCGGCGGGCAGGCGCAAAGCGCGCAAGGGCAGGCGACGAATAGCAGGCCCCCCGCGCGCGACGACGATCGTCGGTTCGGCGAGGTTGCGGGCCAAGGCGTGGGCGGCGCCCCAGGTGTCGGCGAGGGCGGCGCGGGCGCCCAGACCGACAGCGGCGGTCTGGGCGATCAGATCCTCGAGCAGGCCCTCATCGCCGCCATAGCGGTGACCGGCCCCGGTGACATCGAGTACCAAGCCGTCAGGCGGGTCGGCGGCCACGATCGGCGCATAGCGCCGCAGCGACCAGAGGGCGAGTTGGTCCAGGGCGGCCGCGTCCCCGGCGGGGTCGAAGGGATGAACGACCAGATCGGCGACGAGGGCCCGGGCCTGGGTCGCGGCCATGCCGGGATACAGGCGATGGGCGCGGGCGGCGGGGTCGGCGGCCAGAACGACGCGTTTGCGGCCCTGGCGCCCGATCAGGACCATCGGCGTATCAGGCGACGGCGCGTCGGGTCCAAGCCGGCGTCGCAGCCGATCGGTCGGCCAGGTGGGGAGGTAGAGCGAGACGACCCGTCTCATCGCAGGCTTCCAGTTCGAATTCCGCGCAGGCTCCGGCGCGGCAGCGGATCAGTTCGACAAACCAGCGCGGGCGGCCGACGCCGGGCACGGGCAGGGGGGCGGAGGGCAGGGCGGTGACCCGCCAGCGGGTGGCGGCGGCGGTCGGCTGGCCGAAGTCCGCCGCCTCGGCCTGACGTCGCCATCGTCGGACCGCCAGTCCAAGCGAGCCCGTGTCCTCGGCGACCAGCTGCAGCCGCCGGGACGCCGTCATGGACAGGCGGGCCACTTCGCCGACGACCGCGCCGAAGCCGCCGTGACGCAGGCCGTCCTCGAAGGCGGCCAGCAATCCGGCCTCGTCCTCGGCCTCCACATAGATGACTCGGTTCGAAGACAGCCCCGCCTGCTCCAGCGCCGGCGCGAACAGGTCCGGGCGGGTCACACACCAGAGCACCGGCCCCTGGGTGCGCGCTGCCACACCGGCCGCAAACAAGGCGGCAACGGCCCCATCGATGGCCCCGTCGCCGCCGCCAGCCACCTCATGCAGCGCGCCGAGCGCCAAGCCGCCGGCGGGCAGCCGGCGATCGAGCGCGGCCAGTCCAAACGGCAGCACGCCGCCAGGCGGACGTCGACCCGCCTCGATACGGGCGATCTCCGCGCGGAGCGCCTGGAAGGATGGGGAGGCGGCGGACATGTCTCCTGAAACCGGATGCGAGCTGAATGTTCCTTATTTGTTCTTACTCAAGCGTGTGAGAGTCAAGGCGGATCGCAACGGCGTTGTGGATCGCCCTTTGGTCGGTACCATCCCGGGCGCGGCGCGTTAGCCCCACGATGACGCAGCCCCTCCGATACCCCACCACCCCCGACGGCCGCTATTTCGTGGTTCGAGGCCGGCTGTGGCGGTGCTCCAATCCTGCTCTGTCGGCGGAGGCGAGGGACGAACTGGCGTATGATCTGATGTCGGCGCGCCGGGCGGTGCGGACGGCCTTGGCGGCTGAGGATACGGACGCTTTGGCCGCAGCGCGGCGCAGCGTCGACAAGGCCAAGGTGGGGTTGGGTGAGCGGGGCCCTGTGTGGTGGACCGACGGCTCGCCGGATCTCAATCGACACATGGTGCAAAACACTACCTATGCAGACTGGTTCGCCAGTCTGGGCGAGACGGCCGAATGACCACAGGACTCGACCGTTTCGTCCTAGCTCAAGACCCCGTGTTCGAAACGGCGATGGCCGAGCTCGCGGCGGGTCGCAAGACAAGCCACTGGATGTGGTTTGTCTTCCCCCAGGCCCGGTCGCTGGGACGGTCTTCGACAGCCGCCTTCTATGGCATCGGATCGCTCGCGGAGGCGCAGGCCTATCTGCTGCATCCCGTTCTAGGGGCGCGTCTCATCCGCGCAGCCCAAACCGCGACCACGGCGCCGGCGGCGTCGGTGCTTCAGCTGTTCGGATCGCCCGACGATCTCAAATCCGATCATCGATGACGCTATTCGCCGCCGTGGCGGCCGATCCGACCGTGTTCGACGCGGCGCTCGCGCGCTGGGGCCTTTCGCCTGATCCGTTGACCGCAGAACTTGTGTTGACCGCCAGGACGGGACCGGATCGTCTTTAAACAACTATCAGAGGCTTTACTGCGCCTAGCGCCGTTCTAGAAAAAGGCTAAACACATAAACCTAACGAGCATGATGATCGATTCCGCGCCACCACGGCCACGGAACAAGCTAATACCATTGGTGAATCCGCAATCGAGTCCGATAATCGTGACTGAGGTGCAACTTGGCTGACTCATCCTTGATCATAGATCGCATCGTCATCGTCGGGGGCGGCACGGCGGGGTGGATGGCAGCGGCCGCGCTGGCGCATGCGTTCGCGGGCGCCGGCAAGACCGTGACCTTGGTCGAATCCGAGGCGATCGGCATCATCGGCGTCGGCGAGGCGACGATCCCGGAAATCCTGAAGTTCAACGCGCGCCTGGGGATCGACGAGGCGGACTTCCTGCGTCAGACCAAGGCCACGTTCAAGCTGGGGATTGAGTTCGACGGCTGGCGACGCGAGGGCGAGCGCTATTTCCATCCGTTCGGCGCCTTCGGGCTGGATATGGAAGGCATCGCCTTTCATCATTTCTGGCTGAAAGCCTGCGCCGAAGGCGGGTCGGAGCCGTTGGAAACCTATTCCATGGCCTGGCAGGCCGCACGCCGTGGCCGTTTCGTTCATCCGCAGGGCGGGCCGCAGTCGCCGTTGTCCAGCCTGGGCTACGCCTATCATTTCGATGCGGCGCTATATGCCGCCTTCCTGCGCCTCTTTGCGGAGGGGCTGGGGGTCGTTCGGCGCGAAGGGCGGGTGGTCGAGGTCCAGCAGGCGGCGGATGGCGACATCACAGGCGTAAGGCTTGACGACGGGCGGGTCGTCGAAGGCGACTTCTTCATCGATTGCACCGGCTTCGTCGGCCTTCTGATCGAGCAGACGTTGACGTCCGGCTATGAGGACTGGAGTTCCTGGCTTTCATGTGACAGCGCTGTCGCCGTCCCATGCGAACGGGAGGGGGCGTTGTCTCCTTACACACGGTCGACGGCGCGCGAGGCCGGGTGGCAGTGGCGCATCCCGCTGCAACACCGGGTCGGCAACGGCTACGTCTATTCCTCGGCGCACATCTCACATCAGGAGGCCGAGGACGCGCTGATGTCGCGGTTGGAGGGCACGGCTCTGGCCGAGCCGCGTCGCCTGCGGTTCGCCACAGGCCGGCGCAAGGACTGCTGGAAGCGCAACTGTGTGGCGGTCGGACTGTCGAGCGGATTCCTCGAGCCGCTTGAATCGACCAGCATTCACCTGATCCAGAGCGCCATCACCAAGCTGATCACCCTGTTTCCGTCGCACAAAAACAGCGAGGGCCTTCGCCGTGAGTTCAACGCGCTGATGGAGGAGGAATTCGTCACGGTCCGCGACTTCCTGATCCTGCACTACAAGATCAACCAGCGAGAGGGACCGTTCTGGAGCCAGATGCGCGACATGCCGATCCCGGACCGGCTGGCGGCCAAGATCGCCCTGTTCGAGGATACGGGTCGGATCATCAGGCGCGACCATGACATCTTTTCCGAGTCGAGCTGGCTTGCGGTCGCGGTGGGGCAGGGGCTGACGCCGCAGGGGCGTCACCCGATTTCCGACGTTATCAGTCATGACGCCAATCTGGGCCGGCTGTCAGCGATCCGAGACAGCATCTGGCGCACGGCCGACGCCCTGCCGACGCACGAAGATGTTCTGGCGACGACGATGAATCGCAAGGCGTTTTGAGACCGGGCCTGCCGCCTGAAAGCCGTGTCAGCAGACTGGCGTCCTTCGCAATGGTGGGCGCGCGCCGCTTCTGAACCCGCTGATCAAAAACGCGCCAAGCTTGTCGCGAGGCGTTGACATCGCTGTCAATCAGTAGTCCAACACGCTCGCGGACGGTCGATCAAGGCTGCCGAAACGATTGCGACGGGCTGAACCGTCCTCGGGGGGATCAGAAGTGAAGTCAGAGATGTTCCAAGCCGGCTATGCGCCCGCCGCTCGCGGGCTGCGCCGTTCCGTGTCCGCCCTGGCGTTGACGGTCGCCGTCGTCGGCGCAACCGCCGCCCACGCCCAATCGACGCCGGCGCCCCAGACCCCCGCCACGGACGATGCGGCGCAGGTCGACGACGTCGTCGTCACCGGCATCCGCGCGCGGATCGCATCCTCGCAGGCGATCAAGCGCGACTCCGACACCTTCGTCGATGCCGTGACCGCTGACGACATCGGGGCCCTGCCGGACAAGTCGGTCAACGAAGTGCTGCAGCGCATCCCCGGCGTGAACATCAACCGCTTCCAAGGCCCAACCGACCCCGACCACTTCTCGGTCGAAGGTTCCAACGTCATCATTCGCGGCCTGTCCTACGTCCGCTCGGAGTTCAACGGCCGCGACGCCTTCAGCGTGAACACGGGTCGCGCACTGGGCTTCAACGACGTGTCGCCGGAACTGCTTTCGAGCGTGCAGGTGTTCAAGAATGCGACGGCCGACAGGATCGAAGGCGGTATCGCCGGGGTTGTCGATCTGCGCACCCGCAAGGCGTTCGACAGCCGCAAGTTCGTCTTCGGCGCGACGGTCGAAGGGTCGTACGGCGACCTGCGTGAAAAGCCGGGCCTGGGCTTCTCGTCCCTGATCAGCAACGTCTGGGACACCCAGTACGGTTCGTTCGGCGCCCTGCTTAGCTATGGCGAATCCGACCTCTATTCCGAAGCGTACGGCAGCCACCTCACCGACTTCACCTACCGGTCCGATCTGTCGAACGGCGAGGATCGCCGCTATGTGCCGCGCGGTGGTGCGGTGCGGACCCAGCAGTTTGACCGTTCGCGTTCGACCCTGGACGGTTCGCTGCAGTGGGAATCCACCGACGGCCGCGCCAAGCTGACCGGCGAATACATCCGCGCCGACTCGACCTCGGCCTGGGGCGAGCGCGTGGTCGAGGTCGATCTGGGCAGCGGCGGCAATCCCACCCCCCTGCCGGGCCAGTCGTTCACCTATGATTCCAACGGCGTCTTCACGAGCGGGCTGCTGGTCAGCAATGCGCCGAACCTGCAGGTTCTGCCCAAGCGTCAGCGCGATCTGCAAACCCTGACCGAAGACTTCTCTCTGGCCGCCGAGTTCCATCCGACCGATCGCCTATCGATCTGGTTGGATGCGCAGTATAGCAAGGCCAGCGCCGACGATCTGGACATGAGCGTCTATGGCGCCATCACGCCGCTCTACACCTTGATCGGCGAAGGGCGTCATGGCGTGCCGGACATCCAGTTCGTGGACGCCTCGGGCCAGCCGTCGGCCAGCACAAACGATCCGTCGAACTTCTACTATCGTTCGGCGATGGACCACATCGAACAGTCGGACGGTGATCAGACCGCGTTCAAGGCCGACGTCAAATACGACTTCGACAACTCGCCGCTGCGCGCCATCCGCATGGGCGCGCGCTATTCGGACCGCGAGCAGACGCGGCGCTACACCGCCTATAATTGGGGTGCGATTTCCGAGAGCTGGGCTGGCGGCGTCACGCCGTTCCAGACCACAGGTCCGCTCGCTGTCGAAGCGTATGACTTCCCCAACTTCCAGCGCGGTCACAATCCGACGCCGATGAACGGCTTCTATCCGACAGCCGATCTGATTGCGGCCTATAGGGACGGCACGCTGCAGGCGGCCTTGGCTGCAGCGAGCAGCTCGGGTTCGACCTGGCGTCCGCTGGATCAGCGTCCGGGCGCCATCGCCGGCACGCCCTTCCTGCCGGGCGATATCAACAACTCGGCCGAACAGACGACATCGGCCTATGTCCGGTTTGACTTCGGCTGGGATGATGTCTTCGGTCCGGACACCGCCATCACCGGCAACTTGGGTGTTCGCTACGCCAAGACCGACTTCCAGACGCGCGGCTTCATCTCCAGCCCCAACATCGCGCAGAACTTCGGTGATGCGAACGGCAACGATCCGCGCTTCCCGGGTCAGAACATTCCGGTCACCCAGGCCAATGCGGCGGCCATCGCCCGTTTCCGGTGCTCGACCGTCCAGCCGGGTCAGTCGGCGCCGGGCTATTGCCTGCTGTCGAACGACCGTCTGAACCAGCTGGTCGCCTTCAGCGACGGCAGCTTCCAAGAGGTCGAGCGCGGCAACAGCTATGACGACTGGCTGCCCAGCCTGAACGTCAATCTGAAGTACAAGGAATGGGTGTTCCGCGGGGCCGTGTCGCGCGCTATGACGCGCCCGGACTTCGGCGTGACGGCCTTCGCGGCCACCCTGTTCTACACCGACATGAACCAGGTCCGGGACAACGGCGGCGACGTCAACACCGCCCCGCTGCTGACCACTTTCACCGGCGGTTCGCAGCTGACGGGCGTCCGCTCGTGGAACTACGATCTGGGTGTGGAATGGTATTTCAAGCCGGGTAGCTCGGTGACCTTCAACGCCTTCTACAAGGACCTGTCGGACATCCTGGCCAGCGGCTCGACCGTCCAGCAGTTCAGCAACGCGCAGGGCGTCTCCACGGATGCTCAGGTCAACCAGCAGGTCAATATCGGCTCCGGCTGGATCAAGGGCTTCGAGGTCGGTTATCAGCAGACCTACAGCTTCCTGCCAGGCCTGTGGAGCGGGTTGGGTATCGAGGCGAACTACACCTACGTCGAGCCTTCGACCTTCCCCAATGCTGTGACCGAGCCGCGTTATGTGGGTCTGGAACTGCCGTTGCAGCAGCTGTCGAAGCACACCTAC containing:
- a CDS encoding TonB-dependent receptor, with protein sequence MFQAGYAPAARGLRRSVSALALTVAVVGATAAHAQSTPAPQTPATDDAAQVDDVVVTGIRARIASSQAIKRDSDTFVDAVTADDIGALPDKSVNEVLQRIPGVNINRFQGPTDPDHFSVEGSNVIIRGLSYVRSEFNGRDAFSVNTGRALGFNDVSPELLSSVQVFKNATADRIEGGIAGVVDLRTRKAFDSRKFVFGATVEGSYGDLREKPGLGFSSLISNVWDTQYGSFGALLSYGESDLYSEAYGSHLTDFTYRSDLSNGEDRRYVPRGGAVRTQQFDRSRSTLDGSLQWESTDGRAKLTGEYIRADSTSAWGERVVEVDLGSGGNPTPLPGQSFTYDSNGVFTSGLLVSNAPNLQVLPKRQRDLQTLTEDFSLAAEFHPTDRLSIWLDAQYSKASADDLDMSVYGAITPLYTLIGEGRHGVPDIQFVDASGQPSASTNDPSNFYYRSAMDHIEQSDGDQTAFKADVKYDFDNSPLRAIRMGARYSDREQTRRYTAYNWGAISESWAGGVTPFQTTGPLAVEAYDFPNFQRGHNPTPMNGFYPTADLIAAYRDGTLQAALAAASSSGSTWRPLDQRPGAIAGTPFLPGDINNSAEQTTSAYVRFDFGWDDVFGPDTAITGNLGVRYAKTDFQTRGFISSPNIAQNFGDANGNDPRFPGQNIPVTQANAAAIARFRCSTVQPGQSAPGYCLLSNDRLNQLVAFSDGSFQEVERGNSYDDWLPSLNVNLKYKEWVFRGAVSRAMTRPDFGVTAFAATLFYTDMNQVRDNGGDVNTAPLLTTFTGGSQLTGVRSWNYDLGVEWYFKPGSSVTFNAFYKDLSDILASGSTVQQFSNAQGVSTDAQVNQQVNIGSGWIKGFEVGYQQTYSFLPGLWSGLGIEANYTYVEPSTFPNAVTEPRYVGLELPLQQLSKHTYNFSVFYERDRLSARLAYNWRNGFLLTPRDDVNPFSPIFNDSTGQLDGSIFYTLNDNWKIGLYGANLLDEVTVTQQQTSYNLNGANQAGPLAPRSYFRSDRRVTFSLRYTF